In Eleutherodactylus coqui strain aEleCoq1 chromosome 11, aEleCoq1.hap1, whole genome shotgun sequence, a single window of DNA contains:
- the MTCH2 gene encoding mitochondrial carrier homolog 2: protein MADTASQLLLGSGLTVVSHPLMYVKMLVQVGHEPLPPTLGRNIFGRQVYQLPGFFAYAKHIIRIDGKRGLFKGLTPRLCAGAVGTVVHSKVLQCYQNQNQMEESGSKQKENPCLEFVIKETTQEMVARSAATVITHPFHVITLRCMVQFIGRETKYDGVFTSIVTIYREEGVLGFFAGLIPRLLGDVFSLWICNMVAYLLNKYALENEAMGEMKSYSQAVTGFLASMLTYPFVLVSNLMAVNDCGLAGGCLPYAPVYSSWTNCWSQLSKEGNMNRGNSLFFRKVPAGKSYVYEQKRFY from the exons GTGGGACACGAGCCACTGCCACCTACATTAGGAAGAAACATTTTTGGGCGTCAGGTGTACCAGCTCCCTGGATTTTTTGCATATG CAAAACACATCATTCGTATTGATGGCAAGCGAGGACTCTTCAAGGGCTTGACTCCCCGTCTGTGCGCTGGAGCGGTGGGCACTGTGGTGCACAGCAAAGTTTTACAG TGCTACCAGAATCAGAATCAGATGGAG GAGTCTGGcagtaaacaaaaagaaaacccctGCCTTGAATTTGTTATCAAAGAG ACCACTCAGGAGATGGTTGCCCGCTCAGCTGCTACCGTAATCACACACCCCTTCCACG TGATCACGCTACGGTGTATGGTCCAGTTCATTGGGAGAGAGACCAAATATGA TGGGGTGTTCACGTCAATAGTGACGATATACAGAGAGGAAGGAGTGTTGGGATTTTTTGC TGGTCTGATTCCAAGACTGCTTGGAGACGTGTTCTCCCTGTGGATCTGTAACATGGTGGCTTACCTCCTCAACAAATACGCACTGGAAAACGAG GCCATGGGGGAGATGAAAAGCTACTCTCAAGCTGTCACTGGG TTCCTGGCCAGTATGTTGACATATCCATTTGTCCTAGTGTCAAACCTCATGGCTGTGAATGACTGCGG GCTGGCTGGTGGCTGCCTTCCCTATGCCCCTGTGTACTCTTCATGGACAAACTGCTGGAGTCAGCTCAGCAAAGAG gGAAACATGAATCGGGGAAACAGCCTGTTTTTCCGCAAGGTTCCTGCTGGAAAGAGCTACGTCTACGAACAGAAGAGATTTTATTAA